In Phycisphaerae bacterium, the following proteins share a genomic window:
- a CDS encoding hydrogenase maturation nickel metallochaperone HypA, with the protein MHETMVAESLLMTISAESKTQNAKPVLAKISCGMLNAINDEILRFAFEAIAKGTPCEGMKLEIEHKPIQGKCRNCDEIFNFEIYQPSCPKCESTEFELMPDAPLILEEIELETE; encoded by the coding sequence ATGCACGAGACGATGGTAGCCGAAAGTCTGCTGATGACAATTTCCGCTGAAAGCAAAACGCAAAACGCAAAGCCGGTGTTGGCAAAAATCAGCTGCGGGATGCTTAACGCCATAAACGATGAAATACTCCGCTTTGCCTTCGAGGCCATTGCCAAGGGGACGCCGTGCGAAGGTATGAAACTGGAAATAGAACACAAGCCGATACAGGGTAAATGCAGGAACTGTGATGAAATATTCAATTTCGAGATTTATCAGCCAAGCTGCCCGAAATGCGAAAGCACGGAATTCGAATTAATGCCTGACGCACCGCTGATACTTGAAGAAATAGAATTAGAAACGGAGTAA
- the hypE gene encoding hydrogenase expression/formation protein HypE, which yields MTEKNSKILLAHGGGGQLSDELIRYYILPRFKNDVLAELADAAKLNLTSSSICFTTDSYVVKPLFFNGGDIGKLAVCGTINDLAVSGAMPAALSLSLIIEEGFEVELLEKILTSIGETARQNDVNIVTGDIKTVEAGAADKIFINTAGIGTRIAGVDLGYDKISVGDKIIISGTIGDHGMTIISQREGIKFQSKLKSDCASIAKPAQELLENSNGVKFMRDPTRGGLAATLNEICRGSNLSIEINEADIPINPTVQAAADMLGFDVLNIANEGKLVAVVSAESAENCLNICKKNELGLQASIIGEVVETRDIPTVEITTKIGGKRIVQMPYGRELPRIC from the coding sequence ATGACAGAGAAAAACAGCAAAATTTTACTTGCGCACGGCGGCGGGGGTCAATTGAGCGATGAATTAATCCGGTATTATATCCTGCCAAGATTCAAAAATGACGTTCTTGCGGAACTGGCTGATGCGGCAAAACTGAATCTTACTTCCAGTTCTATATGTTTCACAACGGACAGTTACGTTGTAAAGCCGTTGTTTTTTAACGGGGGAGACATCGGGAAACTGGCCGTTTGCGGGACAATAAATGATTTGGCAGTTTCGGGTGCGATGCCTGCCGCCCTGTCCTTGTCGCTTATAATTGAAGAAGGTTTTGAAGTTGAACTGCTGGAGAAGATTTTAACCAGTATCGGAGAAACAGCCCGACAAAATGATGTTAACATTGTTACCGGTGATATCAAGACGGTCGAAGCAGGCGCAGCCGACAAAATTTTTATAAATACCGCGGGAATCGGAACGCGAATAGCCGGCGTTGACTTAGGTTACGACAAAATCTCAGTGGGCGATAAGATTATCATCAGCGGCACGATAGGCGACCACGGTATGACCATCATCTCCCAGCGGGAAGGGATTAAATTTCAATCTAAACTGAAAAGCGATTGCGCAAGCATAGCAAAACCGGCACAAGAACTTTTAGAAAACAGCAACGGCGTGAAATTTATGCGGGACCCGACCCGCGGGGGGCTGGCCGCGACGCTTAACGAAATCTGCCGGGGGAGCAACTTGAGTATTGAAATCAACGAGGCGGATATACCAATCAATCCAACGGTACAGGCGGCGGCTGATATGCTAGGTTTCGATGTGCTTAATATTGCAAATGAAGGCAAATTAGTAGCGGTAGTTTCAGCGGAGTCGGCCGAAAATTGTCTGAATATCTGTAAAAAAAATGAGCTCGGCCTACAGGCAAGTATAATCGGGGAGGTTGTAGAGACCCGCGACATACCTACGGTGGAAATTACAACTAAAATCGGCGGAAAACGAATTGTACAAATGCCATACGGGCGCGAACTGCCGAGGATATGCTGA
- the hypB gene encoding hydrogenase nickel incorporation protein HypB — MRKKIDVGKKILIANEEYAARNNQFLAEQKKLCLNMISSPGSGKTTILVRTITELKKTIKIGVIEGDIQTDIDAKRIKATKAPAIQIETGGSCHLSAAQVSDALKNLPVSDLDLIFIENVGNLICPTAFELGEWGKVAVLSVAEGDDKPAKYPAIFARSKALLINKIDLLAGTMVDFDIERVKADVCKLNKNIEIFPVSAKTGQGMAEWYNWLKESVKNIGGE, encoded by the coding sequence ATGAGAAAAAAAATTGATGTCGGCAAAAAAATCCTTATTGCAAACGAAGAATACGCCGCCAGAAATAATCAATTCTTAGCTGAACAGAAAAAGCTGTGCCTGAATATGATATCGTCGCCTGGTTCCGGCAAAACAACGATTTTAGTCAGGACGATAACCGAACTGAAAAAAACAATTAAAATCGGCGTCATCGAGGGCGATATTCAAACCGATATCGATGCCAAAAGGATAAAAGCAACCAAGGCGCCGGCAATTCAGATAGAAACCGGCGGTTCGTGCCATTTATCGGCGGCCCAGGTAAGCGACGCGTTAAAGAATTTACCCGTCAGCGACCTGGATTTGATTTTCATAGAAAATGTCGGGAACCTGATTTGTCCAACGGCTTTCGAACTGGGTGAGTGGGGTAAGGTAGCTGTGCTATCTGTGGCAGAAGGTGATGACAAGCCGGCTAAATATCCTGCCATATTCGCAAGGTCAAAAGCGCTGCTAATAAACAAGATTGACCTGCTTGCAGGAACGATGGTTGACTTCGATATCGAACGAGTGAAAGCCGATGTCTGCAAACTAAACAAAAACATTGAAATTTTCCCAGTGTCGGCCAAGACCGGCCAAGGTATGGCCGAGTGGTACAACTGGCTCAAGGAATCGGTAAAAAATATAGGAGGCGAATAA
- the hypD gene encoding hydrogenase formation protein HypD, giving the protein MLERIYRAQRTMSAACETLGRQINIMEVCGTHTVSIFRSGIRFTLPDRIKLLSGPGCPVCVTDQSYIDAVLALSERDDCLIATYGDMIRVPGKGGSLETKQPHANVKVVLSSEDALQLAKDNPKKVIVFVAVGFETTAPATAVAVKEAEAEGIDNFCILSAHKLVVPAMRALLSEKNHKIDAFLCPGHVSVIIGYGAFAEIVKDFNRPCVVAGFEPMQVIEGLAEICRQLNEGKAEPKSIYNAVVTEQGNTTAQEAIAECFETADGYWRGLGKIAKSTLKLKDKYSRFDAFKKFNLTETAGGERNGCRCGEVLCGLIEPQECELFAKNCTPQQPVGPCMVSSEGACAAWFKYGRKKRTQ; this is encoded by the coding sequence ATGCTTGAGAGAATTTATAGAGCACAAAGGACTATGAGCGCAGCGTGCGAGACGCTGGGACGGCAAATTAATATAATGGAGGTCTGCGGCACTCATACGGTTTCTATTTTCCGCAGCGGTATAAGGTTCACACTGCCGGACAGGATAAAACTTTTATCCGGGCCCGGTTGCCCAGTGTGTGTTACAGACCAGAGCTATATCGATGCTGTTTTAGCATTGTCGGAGCGCGACGACTGTTTAATTGCTACTTATGGCGATATGATTCGCGTCCCCGGCAAAGGCGGGTCGCTCGAAACAAAACAGCCGCATGCCAATGTAAAGGTGGTTCTGAGCAGCGAAGATGCCCTGCAGTTGGCAAAAGATAATCCTAAAAAAGTAATTGTGTTCGTCGCGGTTGGCTTCGAAACTACCGCACCTGCTACGGCGGTAGCTGTGAAAGAAGCAGAGGCAGAAGGCATTGATAATTTCTGCATTCTGAGCGCGCACAAACTAGTAGTGCCTGCGATGCGAGCGCTGTTATCCGAGAAAAACCATAAGATAGATGCATTTCTCTGTCCCGGGCACGTAAGCGTGATAATCGGATACGGGGCTTTCGCTGAAATTGTAAAAGACTTTAACCGGCCCTGCGTTGTAGCAGGCTTCGAGCCGATGCAAGTCATCGAGGGTCTGGCGGAAATATGCCGCCAGCTTAACGAAGGAAAAGCCGAGCCAAAATCGATATACAACGCCGTCGTAACCGAACAGGGCAACACCACGGCACAAGAAGCCATCGCCGAGTGTTTCGAAACAGCCGACGGCTACTGGCGAGGACTGGGGAAGATTGCGAAAAGCACGCTGAAACTAAAAGATAAATACAGCCGATTCGACGCCTTCAAAAAATTCAATCTAACCGAAACAGCAGGCGGGGAGAGAAATGGCTGTCGATGCGGCGAGGTGCTATGCGGGCTAATAGAACCGCAGGAATGCGAATTGTTCGCGAAAAACTGCACACCTCAGCAACCGGTTGGCCCTTGTATGGTAAGCTCCGAGGGGGCCTGCGCAGCGTGGTTTAAGTACGGCCGAAAGAAACGTACGCAATGA
- the nadD gene encoding nicotinate (nicotinamide) nucleotide adenylyltransferase has product MVKKKIVLFGGTFDPVHLGHTAVAAAAAERIGAEKVIFIPAKRSPLKTSFPEAGDSDRLAMIALAIADNEKFQLNDYELRKPLPCYTLETVRHFHAECGDKALIYWLMGADSICELSRWYGIVELIDECNLCVMFRAGCEPPDFAKFKDVWGAARIEKLQRNVIRTPLIDISSTEVRRKLTAGQDVTGMLEPQVADYIREHGLYQSGAKD; this is encoded by the coding sequence ATGGTAAAGAAAAAAATAGTCTTGTTCGGCGGCACATTCGACCCTGTTCATCTTGGTCATACTGCTGTTGCGGCGGCAGCAGCAGAGCGTATCGGCGCAGAGAAAGTCATTTTCATTCCAGCAAAGCGCTCACCTCTCAAGACTTCCTTCCCCGAGGCAGGTGATAGTGACCGATTGGCTATGATAGCTCTTGCAATCGCCGACAACGAGAAGTTCCAGCTAAACGACTATGAATTGAGAAAACCCCTGCCCTGTTATACTTTGGAAACCGTAAGGCACTTCCATGCCGAATGCGGAGATAAAGCCTTAATTTATTGGCTGATGGGCGCTGACAGTATTTGTGAATTGTCACGCTGGTATGGAATTGTAGAACTGATTGACGAGTGCAATTTATGTGTAATGTTCAGGGCCGGCTGTGAGCCCCCGGATTTCGCCAAATTTAAGGACGTCTGGGGTGCTGCTCGTATTGAAAAACTTCAGCGAAATGTCATCCGAACCCCTCTAATTGATATAAGCAGCACCGAGGTTCGAAGAAAACTGACTGCAGGCCAAGATGTTACCGGTATGCTTGAGCCTCAGGTTGCTGACTATATCCGCGAACACGGCCTCTATCAGTCTGGGGCTAAAGATTAA